From Toxorhynchites rutilus septentrionalis strain SRP chromosome 2, ASM2978413v1, whole genome shotgun sequence, a single genomic window includes:
- the LOC129771853 gene encoding ecdysone-induced protein 74EF-like, which yields MPFIDDELLWSPDNDGRMVDLQACLQDHNNGVNQQSDIGGNGCDLNNLEETLCNDSDELLRQLTENTFELEQFFQDFPATEIKVEENNNDLHLDEETSGQIFLQSCSQILSSAAAVAVANSQLNALACDVGLGEGPSGALVLANGANMLAQNGGTGSAENQLQEQLFLAQAQELLQQQQNRFQQLATNTLLAEKLLQNQTTLTALDGSGSVATVNSSSVGGLAGSSQLLGRAGKPPDIVIKVLSQRNGTSTHRSYNVNQAPNKRSP from the exons ATGCCATTCATCGATGACGAGTTGCTGTGGTCCCCGGACAACGATGGACGTATGGTTGATCTCCAAGCCTGTCTTCAG GACCATAATAATGGAGTCAATCAGCAGTCAGACATCGGTGGCAACGGCTGTGATTTGAACAATCTGGAAGAAACGCTCTGCAACGATTCGGACGAGCTGCTGCGGCAGCTGACGGAGAATACATTCGAGCTAGAGCAATTTTTCCAGGATTTTCCAGCGACGGAGATTAAAGTT GAGGAAAACAATAATGACTTGCACCTCGACGAGGAAACTAGCGGGCAAATCTTCCTGCAGAGCTGCTCGCAAATTCTGTCGTCGGCCGCAGCAGTCGCTGTGGCAAATTCCCAGCTCAATGCACTGGCTTGCGATGTTGGACTCGGCGAGGGCCCTAGCGGTGCCCTCGTGCTTGCCAATGGAGCCAACATGCTCGCTCAGAACGGTGGCACAGGAAGTGCCGAGAATCAGCTGCAGGAACAGTTGTTCCTTGCGCAAGCTCAAGAGCTGCTACAGCAGCAACAGAATCGGTTTCAGCAGCTCGCCACCAATACACTGCTAGCAGAGAAACTGCTGCAAAATCAAACCACGCTTACCGCACTGGATGGATCGGGATCGGTTGCAACGGTGAATTCCTCATCGGTTGGCGGCCTGGCCGGATCCTCGCAGCTACTTGGACGAGCCGGAAAGCCACCGGACATTGTTATCAAAG TATTGTCTCAAAGGAATGGCACCTCTacgcatcgttcgtacaacgtaaaccaagcgccaaacaagcgttcgccatag